In Oxalobacteraceae bacterium OTU3CINTB1, the sequence GCGACTACGTCCACGGCCCGGCGCGTTACGCGGGCGCGCTGTGCGAGGCGCTGGCGACGTGCCATCCGCCGCTGGGCAAGTTGGCCGTGTTCGGCAACCACGACCTGATCACCGACCACGGCCTGCTCGAACGCATGTTCGCGCGCGCCGGGGTGGAGATGCTGGTCAACCGCGCGCACGCCTTGCCGGCGCCGTTCGACGGCGTGTCGGTGTGCGGCATGGACGATCCGTGGACCGGCGCGCCCGACGGCCACGCCACGTTCGCCGGCGCCGGCCCCACGCGGGTGCTGCTGATGCACGCGCCCGACGGCCTGCTGCGCCTCGACGGCCACCGCTTCGATGTCGGTTTCGCCGGCCACACCCATGGCGGACAAATCGCCACCGGCGACGGCACGCCGCTGGTGATGCCGCGCGGGCCGCTGTCGCGTTCCTTGCATTATGGGCGTTTCCCGCTGCGCGGTAACGGCGAGCTGATCGTCAGTCGCGGCGTGGGTTGCAGCGGTATCCCGGTGCGCATCAACGCCGATCCGGAACTGGTGATCTGCACTGTGCAATAATCGTTTGCATGAACAAGCCGATCCCCACCGTGGTGCTCACGCCGGAAGACCCCGGTGCCGCCGACGCCCTGGCGTTGATGGCGGAGCTGTCGACGGTGCTCGAGGAGATCACCGGCAGCAGCGGCAAGGCCTCGTTCGACGCCGACGACGTGCGCGGCCCGATGGCGTGTTTCGTGGTCGCGCGCGACGCCGCCGGCGTGGCCCAGGGCTGCGGCGCCTTCCGGCCGCTGGAGCCGGGCGTGGCAGAGATCAAGCGCATGTACGCGCGCCGCCACAGCAGCGGCATCGGCAGCGCCGTGCTGGGCTACCTGGAGCGGGAAGCGGTCGCGCTGGGCTACCAGGCGATCTGGCTCGAGACGCGCCTGGTCAACCGTCGCGCGGTCGATTTTTACACGGCGCGCGGCTACGCCCGCATCGCCAACTACGGCAAATACATCGGTAATCCGCTCGCTGTTTGCTTTGAGAAACAACTGCCGTGAAATTAACACGCAGGGCTTAGAAACACCTTACGTGTAAGTTTCGTCTTACAAGCCGAGGCTCCGTGCTCCGCTTCCGCGCCGTGCTGATCGGGTTCAGAATATGGCCTGTTTCGTCAAAGGCCAGAAAAACCATGCGTATCATCGATCAGCGTTACCTCTCCAGCGACAACCGCTATTCCACCCAGCCTTGCCTGCTCAGTATTCTCGAAGTCGACGACGCGCCGTCCACGCCGGCCGCGCTGGCGTCGCTCGACCAGCGCCTGCTGGCGATGCTGCCGGGCGTGCGCAGCCACGCCGGCCTGGTCGGCATGCGCGGCGACGACGTGCCGCAGATCGTGCGCGTGGTGCAGCAGGTGGCGTTGGAATTGCGCCGTCTGGCGCTCAACGAAGTGACGGTGGGTTTCGTCGGCGTGGTGCCGCGCATGCAGGGCCGCTACCGCCTGGTGCTGCCGTACGCGGCCAAGAACGCCGCCGCCCCGGCGCTGCGCATCGCCACGCAAATGGTCAGCGCGTTGCGCGCCGGCCGCGCCTTCAACCTGCCGGCCGCCGTGGCCCGGCTGCGCGCGCTGGCCGACCGCCGTTTGACGGCCCGCCCGGCGGTGGCGGCCTGATTTGTTGCGTGAGCGGCGGCGCACAGATGGCGGATTAGGCGGCACCCCGTAATCCGCCATCGGTGCGCCGTCCGCGAGGCGTCAATCGACCGATTACGATGCCCCGCCCAGCTCGATCTCCATCCCCTCGTAGGCCAGCACCACCTTCAGCCCGCCGAGCAGCGACGCATGGCGCGCCATCACGTCGGCGAACACCGCCTCCAGCTCATCGTCGCCGCGGGTCGGCTCGTGATGGGTGCAGTACAAGGTCCCGGCGCCGGTGCGCAGCGCCAGCGCGAACGCCGAGTCGAAGGTGCCGTGTCCCCAACCCCGCTTGGCGGGATATTCCTCCCTCGTATACGAACAATCGACAATCAGCGCGTCCACGCCCCGGGCCATGGTGTCGATGGCGGCGCTGCGCTCATGTATCCAGTGCTCGTAGGACGCGTGCTCCGGGTGGCCGTCCGGATGGATATTGTAGAAAGGCTCGTGGTCGCCGGTGAAAAACAGCGACTTGCCGTTGCACTCGATGCGATATCCCAGATCGGTCACCGGATGGTTCATCACCACGTTGTTGACGGTGGCGTCGCCCACCTGGATCGCCTCGCCCACCGTCAGCGTGTGGTATTCGATGGTCGCGTCCATCTGCGTTTCGCTAACCGGGAAATAACTATTTTGCAACTGCACGCCCATCACGTGTTCGATGCCGTTGCCGGTGACCGGGTCGGTGACGCCGTGCAGCCGCACCCTGCTGTCGCGCACGAACAGCGGCGTGAAGAACGGCAGCCCGTGGATATGGTCCCAGTGGCTGTGGGTGATGAAAATGTTGGCGTGGATGGCGGCGGTTTTGTTTTGGATTAAGGATTGCGCGAGCGAGAACAGGCCCGTGCCGCCATCGATAATGATCAGCGTGTCATCATCGGTGCGCACTTCGATGCAGGTGGTGTTGCCGCCGTAGCGCGCGGTGCGCGGCCCCGGCGAGGGGATGGAGCCGCGTACGCCCCAAAATCTGAATTTCATGCTCTATCCCTAGTGATTTTTTTGTCATTTTGCCCGTGCCGGCTGATTTTTTTGCCTTGCCACCAACGGCCGATGATAGCTTTTTTTTCCTGCGGGAGGGTGTAACAGAACAAGAAACAGCGCCGGAAAGCGGCAATTTTGCCGCACTGCACATTTCTCCATGTACAACAGCTTGCGCGGCGGCTACACTCGTCAGTGCGTCGATGCCAGTCACTTTCCTTAAACGGTAACAAAAAAACAATCATGCAAGAGTTGAATCCAACGCAGATTGCCCAGCGTCTCGACCAGTTGACGGAACTCAGCGTTGCGCTGGGCGGCACCCACGACACCGATGCGCTGCTGGAGCGTATCCTGATTGTCGCCAAAAGCATGACCAACGCCGACGGCGGCACCCTGTACCGGCCCAGCGCGGACAAGCGCTTTCTCGATTTCAATATCCTGTGGAACGACAGCCTTGGCATCCGCCAGGGCGGCGGCGACGGCGAGCCGGTCACCGCGCCGCCGATTGCGTTGTACGACGACGGTGGCGGAAAGAACCTGGCCTCGGTGGCGGCGTACGCGGCCCATTTCGGCGTCTCGGTCAATATCGAGGACGTCTACCAGGCGGACGTCTTCAACTTTTCCGGCATGGTCGATTTCGACCGCCAGCGCAACTACCATTCGCAATCGTTCCTGACGGTGCCGATGAGCGACCATGAGGGCGAGCTGGTCGGCGTGCTGCAACTGATCAACGCGCTTGACACCGAAACCGGCGCCATCCGCGCGTTCTCGCCCACCGACCAGCGCTTCATCGAGGCGCTGGCCGCGCAGGCGGCGGTGGCGCTGACGCACCAGCGCCTGATCCGCCAGCTCGAGGAGCTGCTCGAAGCGCTGGTCAACCTGATCAACATCGGCATCGACGAAAAATCGCCCTACACGGGGCGCCATTGCCAGTTCGTGCCGGAGCTGACGATGATGCTGGCCGAGGCCGTGCACGCCACCGAGACCGGCCCCATGGCCGGCTTCCGCATGACCGACGCCGACCGCAAGGAACTGTGGCTGGCCGGCCTGCTGCACGATTGCGGCAAGATCACCACGCCGGTGCACGTGGTCGACAAGGCCACCAAGCTCGAGACCATCAGCGACCGCATCACCACCATCGACACCCGCTTCGAGGTGCTGCTGCGCGACGCCGAGATCGCCGCGCTGAAGCAAAAGCTGGCCGCCGGCGGCGCCGCCGATCCCGCGCGGCTGGCCGCGATCGACGCCGAGCTGGCGCGCCGCCAGGCCATGCTGCGCGACGAGCGCGATTTCATCCGCTTCGCCAACGTCGGCGCCGAGGCCATGTCGGCCGCGCACCAGCAGCGCGTGCGCGAGATCGCCGCGCGCCGCTGGACCGGGCCGGACGGCATCGACAGCGATTTCCTCGACGCCGACGAGGTGCAGAACCTGACCATCCGCTCCGGCACCCTGACCGAGGCCGAGCGCAAGATCATCAACAACCACATCGTCGTGACGATCCGCATGCTCGAGGCGCTGCCGTGGCCCAAGCACCTCAAGAACGTGCCGGAGTACGCCGGCGGCCACCACGAGCGCATGGACGGCAAGGGCTATCCGCGCGGCCTGACCGGCGACCGGATGTCGGTGCAGGCGCGCCTGATGGCGATCGCCGATATCTTCGAGGCGCTCACGGCCAAGGACCGTCCGTATAAAAAGGGTAAGATGCTGTCGGAGTCGCTGCGCATCCTCGGCCAGTTCTCGCTCAACGGCCACATCGACCCGCACCTGTTCGACATTTTCATTCGCAGCAAGATCTACCTGGACTTCGCCCGCCGCAACATGGACGAGAAGCAGATCGACGTCATCGACGAAGCGCGGATTCCCGGCTACACGCCTTAGCCATTTCGCCTGAAGGAGCGCCCGTGCCACTGTGGAGCCGTTGGGCCAAAACGCTGCGCAAGTACGCTCCGCGCTGGCTGCCGGGCATGCTCATCACCGCGCTTGGCGCGGCCTATGCGCTGGGCTGGTACGACAACGGCACCGTCGCCCGCCTCGACAGCCTGATCGCCGGCGAGCGCATGAAGCTGCAGGCGCCGGTGCTCGACCCGCGCATCGTCATCGTCGACATCGACGGCAAGGCGCTGACCGAATTCGGCCGCTTCCCGTGGAGCCGCGACATCCAGGCGCGGCTGGTCTCCCGGCTGACCCGCCATTACAAGGTGGGCGCGGTCGGCTACGATATCTCCTTTCCCGAGCCGGACACCAGTTCCGGTTACGGCGTGCTGGAAAAACTGTCGGCGGGGGAGCTGAAGGACGTGCCGGCGCTGCGCCAACGGCTCGAACAACTGCGCCCGGCGATGGACTACGACGGCCTGTTCGCCGCCGCGCTGCAAGGCCAGCCGGTGGTGCTCGGCTTTAACCTGTCGCCGGACCAGGTCAAGGGCGCGCTGCCGGCGCCGCTGTTTACCGAGCAGGATTTGAACGGCCGCGAACTGCTGGCCTATTCGGCCGACGGCTACGAGGCCAACGTCGCGCCGCTGGCGCGCGCGGCCGCCGGCGCCGGCAGCTTCTCGGTGGTCACCGATCCGGACGGCATCGTCCGCACCGCCGGCCTGATCCAGCAGGTCGGCGCCGGTTACTATCCGTCGCTGTCGCTGGCCACGGCCGCCGTGTACCTGAAGGCGCGCGCCATCAAACCCTACCTCGACCGCGCGGTCGAGCGCATGTCGCAAAGCCAGCAGGCCAGCGGCGGCTACGATTTCCTGTCGCTGTTCCTGCCCGGCGGCCAGCGCCTGATCCCGGTGGGCGAGGCGATGACGACGGTGATCCAGTTCCGCGGCGGCGGCGGGCCGCGCGGCGGCGCCTTCCGCTACGTGTCGGCGGCCGACGTGCTGGCCGGGCGCGCCCCGGCCGCTCTGCTCAAGGGCGCGGTGGTGCTGATCGGCACCACCGCGCCGGGCCTGGTCGACCTGCGGGCCACGCCCGTCAACCCCGAGTTCCCCGGCGTCGAAATCCACGCCAACATCATCAAGTCCATCCTCGACGACCAGTTCAAGGCGCGGCCGTTCTACGCCATCGTGCTGGAGGCGGGGCTGATCGTGCTGGCCGGCCTGGCGCTGACGTTCGCGCTGCCGGCGCTGGCGCCGTTGCAGGCCATCCTGCTGGGCGCTGCCGCGCTGGGCGCCAGCATCGGCCTCAACTACTACCTGTACAGCGCGCGCGACCTGCTGTTCCAGCTGGCGATGCAGCTCATCGTCATTGCCGCCATCTTTGTCTTCAACGTGGCGTGGGGCTACTTCTTCGAGGTGCGCAAGGGCAGGGCGCTGGTGTCGCGCTTCGGCGAATATGTCGCGCCCGAGCTGGTGGCCGAGATGGCCGCCAATCCCGAACAATACAATATGGACGGCGAAAGCCGCGAGCTGACGGTGCTGTTCGTCGACGTGCGCGGCTTCACCACCATCTCCGAGGGCCTGACGCCGAAGGCGCTGCGCGAATACATCAACCTGTACCTGACGGCGATGTCCGAGGACATCCGCGACAGTCATCGCGGCACGCTCGACAAATACATCGGCGACGCCGTCATGGCGTTCTGGGGCGCGCCGGTGGCCTTCGCCGACCACGCCCGCCGCGCCGTCGCCACCTCGCTGCTGATGCAGGCCAGCGCGCAGCGCCTCAACGACGATTTCATCGCGCGCGGCTGGCCGCCGCTGAAAATCGGCATCGGCCTGAACACCGGCCTGATGCACGTGGGCGACATGGGCTCCAAGATCCGCCGCGCCTATACCGTCATGGGCGACGCGGTCAATCTCGGCGCCCGGCTCGAGGGCATCACCAAGGTCTACGGCGTCGGCATCGCGGTCGGCGCGGCCACCCGCGCGGCCGCGCCGGAGTTCGCCTACCGTGAGCTGGACCTGGTGCGCGTCAAGGGCAAGCGCGAGCCGGTCGCCATTTTCGAGCCGCTGGCGCCCGCCGGCGGGCTGGACGCGGCCACCGCCGCCGGACTGGCGCGCTGGCACGAGGCGCTGGCCGCCGTGCGGGCGCAACAGTGGGATAGAGCCATGTCAATAATTTCCGAGTTGCATGATCTATACCCGGATCACCGCCTGTACTCGTTATACACTGAACGCATCGCCTATTACCGGGTCCATCCGCCGGGCGACGACTGGGACGGCGTCACAACGTTCGAGACGAAGTAGTGCTATAAATGCAATAATAATGCGCTTGCAATGATCGTCCCCGCTGAGCGTCGCGCCATGCCACAGAAAGCGAGAAATACATGCTTATTAGCAAAAAAATGCCGGCGCCAAGTCCAAACCCGACTAAACTTCTAGTAATATTTGTTTCCTTCCGGATATTTCTCGGCGGGCTCCGCATGCCAGTTGGTTTTGATGTTCACCGTTCGATCCATCCATGACTTACCCGCCCACGGCGTCGTCACCGGCGCGGTGGGCTGACGACCAGCCCCGATAGAGGATGCCTTCATGACAGCAGATCTTGATTGCCAACGCCAGCGCCAACTTGTGCGCGCCGGCGCGCCGCTGCGGCGCGGGTTGCGGCGCAAGCTGCTGTCCGTCCTGGTGGCGGCCTGTTATGGCGGCGCG encodes:
- a CDS encoding metallophosphoesterase encodes the protein MTLLPGKAQRGMRPSRFRQYSEALMNAALLGGLVASLSYRLGLHGRLGVTRYGVALPPERRLPRPLKIAFASDFHAGPPTHAGLFDALFKSIDAERPDLLLLGGDYVHGPARYAGALCEALATCHPPLGKLAVFGNHDLITDHGLLERMFARAGVEMLVNRAHALPAPFDGVSVCGMDDPWTGAPDGHATFAGAGPTRVLLMHAPDGLLRLDGHRFDVGFAGHTHGGQIATGDGTPLVMPRGPLSRSLHYGRFPLRGNGELIVSRGVGCSGIPVRINADPELVICTVQ
- a CDS encoding GNAT family N-acetyltransferase; translation: MNKPIPTVVLTPEDPGAADALALMAELSTVLEEITGSSGKASFDADDVRGPMACFVVARDAAGVAQGCGAFRPLEPGVAEIKRMYARRHSSGIGSAVLGYLEREAVALGYQAIWLETRLVNRRAVDFYTARGYARIANYGKYIGNPLAVCFEKQLP
- a CDS encoding MBL fold metallo-hydrolase, giving the protein MKFRFWGVRGSIPSPGPRTARYGGNTTCIEVRTDDDTLIIIDGGTGLFSLAQSLIQNKTAAIHANIFITHSHWDHIHGLPFFTPLFVRDSRVRLHGVTDPVTGNGIEHVMGVQLQNSYFPVSETQMDATIEYHTLTVGEAIQVGDATVNNVVMNHPVTDLGYRIECNGKSLFFTGDHEPFYNIHPDGHPEHASYEHWIHERSAAIDTMARGVDALIVDCSYTREEYPAKRGWGHGTFDSAFALALRTGAGTLYCTHHEPTRGDDELEAVFADVMARHASLLGGLKVVLAYEGMEIELGGAS
- a CDS encoding GAF domain-containing protein, whose protein sequence is MQELNPTQIAQRLDQLTELSVALGGTHDTDALLERILIVAKSMTNADGGTLYRPSADKRFLDFNILWNDSLGIRQGGGDGEPVTAPPIALYDDGGGKNLASVAAYAAHFGVSVNIEDVYQADVFNFSGMVDFDRQRNYHSQSFLTVPMSDHEGELVGVLQLINALDTETGAIRAFSPTDQRFIEALAAQAAVALTHQRLIRQLEELLEALVNLINIGIDEKSPYTGRHCQFVPELTMMLAEAVHATETGPMAGFRMTDADRKELWLAGLLHDCGKITTPVHVVDKATKLETISDRITTIDTRFEVLLRDAEIAALKQKLAAGGAADPARLAAIDAELARRQAMLRDERDFIRFANVGAEAMSAAHQQRVREIAARRWTGPDGIDSDFLDADEVQNLTIRSGTLTEAERKIINNHIVVTIRMLEALPWPKHLKNVPEYAGGHHERMDGKGYPRGLTGDRMSVQARLMAIADIFEALTAKDRPYKKGKMLSESLRILGQFSLNGHIDPHLFDIFIRSKIYLDFARRNMDEKQIDVIDEARIPGYTP
- a CDS encoding adenylate/guanylate cyclase domain-containing protein, with translation MLITALGAAYALGWYDNGTVARLDSLIAGERMKLQAPVLDPRIVIVDIDGKALTEFGRFPWSRDIQARLVSRLTRHYKVGAVGYDISFPEPDTSSGYGVLEKLSAGELKDVPALRQRLEQLRPAMDYDGLFAAALQGQPVVLGFNLSPDQVKGALPAPLFTEQDLNGRELLAYSADGYEANVAPLARAAAGAGSFSVVTDPDGIVRTAGLIQQVGAGYYPSLSLATAAVYLKARAIKPYLDRAVERMSQSQQASGGYDFLSLFLPGGQRLIPVGEAMTTVIQFRGGGGPRGGAFRYVSAADVLAGRAPAALLKGAVVLIGTTAPGLVDLRATPVNPEFPGVEIHANIIKSILDDQFKARPFYAIVLEAGLIVLAGLALTFALPALAPLQAILLGAAALGASIGLNYYLYSARDLLFQLAMQLIVIAAIFVFNVAWGYFFEVRKGRALVSRFGEYVAPELVAEMAANPEQYNMDGESRELTVLFVDVRGFTTISEGLTPKALREYINLYLTAMSEDIRDSHRGTLDKYIGDAVMAFWGAPVAFADHARRAVATSLLMQASAQRLNDDFIARGWPPLKIGIGLNTGLMHVGDMGSKIRRAYTVMGDAVNLGARLEGITKVYGVGIAVGAATRAAAPEFAYRELDLVRVKGKREPVAIFEPLAPAGGLDAATAAGLARWHEALAAVRAQQWDRAMSIISELHDLYPDHRLYSLYTERIAYYRVHPPGDDWDGVTTFETK